Part of the Pseudomonas sp. M30-35 genome is shown below.
ATGCTCGTCGCACTGAAATCCTCGACAACCGTCTCGATCTGACGCTGGCTGACCTGATCACCGAAGAAGACCGTGTGGTGACCATTTCTCACACCGGTTATGCCAAGTCTCAACCACTGGCTGCGTACCAAGCGCAACGTCGTGGTGGTAAAGGCAAGTCGGCGACCGGGGTCAAGGATGAGGATTACATTTCTCACCTGCTGGTTGCCAACAGCCACACCACGCTGCTGCTGTTCTCCAGCCGTGGCAAGGTTTACTGGCTGAAGACCTATGAAATTCCGGAAGCCTCGCGTGCTGCGCGCGGCCGTCCATTGGTTAACCTGTTGCCGCTGGATGAGGGTGAATACATCACCACCATGTTGCCGGTTGATGAGTACACCGAAGGTCACTTCATCTTTATGGCTACCGCTGGCGGTACTGTGAAGAAGACGCCGCTGGAGCAATTCAGCCGTCAGCGTAGCGTTGGTTTGATTGCCCTCGACCTGGACGAAGGCGACACCCTGATTTCTGCCTCGATCACCGATGGTAGCCGTGAGGTGATGTTGTTCTCCGACGGCGGCAAGGTGACACGCTTTAAAGAGAGTGATGTGCGCGCCATGGGCCGTACCGCTCGCGGTGTTCGCGGTATGCGTTTGGCTGAAGGCCAGAAGCTGATCTCGATGTTGATTCCAGAAGAGGGCAGCCAGATTCTGACCGCCTCGCAGCGCGGCTACGGCAAGCGTACTGAAATCAGCGAGTTCCCAGAGTACAAGCGTGGCGGTCAGGGCGTAATCGCCATGGTCAGCAACGAGCGTAACGGTAAGTTGGTTGGCGCGGTTCAGGTACTTGATGGTGAGGAAATCATGCTGATTTCTGACCAGGGCACACTGGTGCGTACGCGTGTCGGTGAGGTCTCAAGTCTGGGACGTAATACTCAGGGCGTGACCCTGATTCGCCTGGCCAAGGACGAGAAGCTGGTCGGTCTGCAACGTGTTCAAGAACCTTCTATTGAAGAAGAATACGATGAGAATGGCGAGCTGATCGTCAATGAAGAGATTGAAGGTGAACTTGCAGAGTTGGCGCCAGAAGATGGCGCTGAACCTGAAGCACCTGCTGCGGGTGAAAACCCCGCAGATCCAGAGTAATCCACGCAACAAGCCTGCTTCGGCAGGCTTTGTTGTCTGTGGTGTTTGATCAGGCGCTGGCTTAGGGCCAGCGTCCATTTTTGAGAGAGTGGATGTGAGCAAGCGAGCCTTTAACTTCTGCGCCGGCCCAGCCGCGCTTCCCGAAGCTGTTCTGCAACGTGCCCAAGCTGAACTCCTCGACTGGCAGGGTAAAGGCCTGTCAGTGATGGAAATGAGCCATCGCAGTGACGAATACACCGCAATTGCCGAGAAGGCCGAGCAGGATCTGCGTGATCTGCTGTTCATTCCCTCGAATTACAAAGTCCTGTTTTTGCAGGGCGGTGCCAGCCAACAGTTCGCTGAGATCGCCCTGAATTTGCTGCCAGAAGACGGTGTGGCTGACTACATCGACACCGGTATCTGGTCGAAGAAAAGCATCGAAGAAGCCAAGCGCTACGGCAACATCAATGTCGCAGCCAGTGCCAAGCCATACGACTATTTCGCGATTCCTGGGCAAAACGAATGGCAGCTGTCGAAAAATGCTGCCTACGTGCACTACGCCAGTAACGAAACCATTGGCGGCCTGCAGTTTGACTGGATTCCGCAAGTGGGTGACGTACCGCTGGTTGCGGATATGTCTTCGGATATCCTTTCGCGCTCGTTGGATGTCTCCAAGTTCGGCCTGATCTACGCCGGTGCGCAGAAAAACATCGGCCCAAGCGGCTTGGTGGTAGTTATCGTGCGTGAAGACCTGCTGGGCCGCGCGCGCAGTTCGTGTCCGACCATGCTCAACTACAAGGTCGCAGCTGACAACGGTTCGATGTACAACACCCCGGCGACTTTCTCTTGGTACCTGTCGGGCCTGGTGTTTGAATGGCTGAAAGAGCAGGGCGGTGTTGCGGCGATGGAAACACGCAATCGCGCCAAAAAAGACCTGCTGTACGGCACCATTGATAGCAGCGGGCTGTATAGCAACCCGATCACGCCAAATTCACGTTCGTGGATGAACGTGCCGTTCCGTCTGGCTGATGATCGCCTGGACAAGCCATTTTTAGCCGGCGCTGATGCGCGCGGTTTGTTGAACCTTAAAGGCCACCGTTCAGTTGGCGGCATGCGTGCCTCTATCTATAACGCAGTGGGTCTTGATGCGGTGCAGGCATTGGTTGCCTACATGGCTGAGTTCGAGAAGGAGCACGGTTAATGTCGGATCAAATCTCCGAGCAAGAATTAAAGGCGCTACGCCTGCGCATTGACAGTCTGGATGAGAAAATCCTTGAGCTGATCAGTGATCGCGCCCGCTGCGCTGAAGAAGTCGCACGGGTAAAAATGGCTGCGTTGCCAGAAGGCGAAAAACCGGTTTTTTACCGTCCCGAGCGTGAGGCGCAGGTGCTCAAGCGCGTCATGGACCGTAATGCCGGGCCCTTGGGCAATGAAGAAATGGCTCGTCTGTTTCGTGAAATCATGTCTTCATGCCTGGCGCTTGAGAATCCGCTGAAAGTGGCTTACCTCGGGCCAGAAGGGACCTTCTCGCAAGCGGCGGCCATGAAGCATTTCGGTCACGCGGTGATTAGCGTGCCGATGGCGGCAATCGATGAAGTATTCCGTGAAGTGGCTGCC
Proteins encoded:
- the serC gene encoding 3-phosphoserine/phosphohydroxythreonine transaminase; this translates as MSKRAFNFCAGPAALPEAVLQRAQAELLDWQGKGLSVMEMSHRSDEYTAIAEKAEQDLRDLLFIPSNYKVLFLQGGASQQFAEIALNLLPEDGVADYIDTGIWSKKSIEEAKRYGNINVAASAKPYDYFAIPGQNEWQLSKNAAYVHYASNETIGGLQFDWIPQVGDVPLVADMSSDILSRSLDVSKFGLIYAGAQKNIGPSGLVVVIVREDLLGRARSSCPTMLNYKVAADNGSMYNTPATFSWYLSGLVFEWLKEQGGVAAMETRNRAKKDLLYGTIDSSGLYSNPITPNSRSWMNVPFRLADDRLDKPFLAGADARGLLNLKGHRSVGGMRASIYNAVGLDAVQALVAYMAEFEKEHG